Proteins encoded by one window of Hylaeus volcanicus isolate JK05 chromosome 7, UHH_iyHylVolc1.0_haploid, whole genome shotgun sequence:
- the LOC128879433 gene encoding uncharacterized protein LOC128879433 has translation MYKLITLTVVILSGVTAQTCKDNSQEQCPATTPTSFNQDTDWNSATTIYQFHARDIHGNDVSLEKYRGHVCVIVNVASNCGLTDTNYKELVHLYEKYSEKEGLRILAFPSNQFGGQEPGSSEQILDFVKKYNVTFDVFEKIDVNGEAAHPLWKWLKSQAAGFMIDAIKWNFTKFIINKEGKVVFRYAPTTDPLQMESELKKYF, from the exons ATGTATA AATTGATAACTTTGACGGTTGTAATCCTATCTGGGGTTACAGCACAAACCTGCAAAGACAATTCGCAAGAGCAATGCCCTGCAACAACTCCAACTTCCTTTAACCAAGATACCGATTGGAATTCTGCAACTACTATCTATCAGTTTCATGCAAGAGATATTCATGGTAACGATGTATCGTTAGAGAAGTATCGTGGACATGTCTGCGTAATTGTAAATGTAGCCAGCAATTGCGGATTGACAGACACGAATTACAAAGAGCTGGTGCACTTGTATGAGAAGTACAGTGAAAAAGAAGGATTAAGGATTCTGGCATTCCCATCCAACCAGTTTGGTGGCCAGGAACCAGGCAGCTCCGAACAGATTTTAGATTTCGTTAAGAAGTATAACGTTACCTTTGATGTTTTTGAGAAGATTGATGTTAATGGAGAAGCTGCTCATCCCTTGTGGAAATGGCTGAAGTCTCAGGCAGCTGGATTTATGATCGACGCCATTAAGTGGAACTTtaccaaatttattattaataaagaaggaaaagtTGTCTTTAGATACGCGCCGACCACGGACCCACTTCAAATGGAATCAGagttgaagaaatatttttaa